The nucleotide sequence AGAGTAACCAAGTGACTTACATTTCCTCCTGAAACTACCGCAACTGCTTCTTTTGCTGTATCTGCAAGCGACTGAGACATTCCATCTCTTCCAGCACATTCATCAGTAATTAAAACTGTTTTTATTCCTGAATCTTCCAATCTTTTACAGATCATCAATAGATCTGTATCTGGATTTCCGTATCCCTCTTCCGATACAATAACTCCGTCAGCTCCTACCATCTTACATAATTTAGCTGTATAATCACATGTTCTGATCTTCCCCGCTAAAGTTGTTAATTCTGGAGTTAATACAACACCTAAAAAGTTTAATTCCTTTCCGTGTTTTGCATATAAATCTTTCATAACCGGATTGTTTTGATGTTGGTAAGTTGTTATTTTATCACAGGCAGCTACACAGTTCCCACTGATAACCGCTCCATCCAACTCTTCATTTGGATGTAATAATGTCGGTAATATCTGTTGACTGTTTACACCATATATATAACCGTCATGTAATAATCCTTGAGATATCAACATTTCTACATACAGAACTTTTGGTAAGTCAGGATATTTTGCAATCTCTTCCACCATGCTTCCAGTTTCATAAACTTCAACCTCATCTGGTTCTATCTCTCTTCCTGCTTCTCCAATAAATGCAGCGGCTTTTAGTCCCGCCATTCTGACAACATCTTCATGAACATGAGGTTCTAAACCATCTATAGGAATAATCTCTACTACTAGATTTAATGTCTTAGAAAAGGGAGTCCATTTAGCACCTTCGCCCCACATATCAATTACACCTTCTTGAAATCCTACAATATCTCCTATGGTTACCACTGCAACACCATTTAATATATTAACTTTCCCTTCTCCTGCTTGAGTTACTTTTGCTAATACACCTGGAAATTGATCTCCTTCCCCTTCAATTTTTACCCTTGGTTCAATAGCATCTTTTACAGGAATAATTCTTACCTTCTCTCCCGGTCTTGCTATATCAATCTTTACTTCTTTAATTTTATTATTTGTTTTTAACTCAGCTACTACTTCTTCCTTGTTTACAAATAACACTCCATTCACTACTTCTGTTTTTTCTCCAAACTGTATATCCTTAATATTAATTTTTCTATGTTCTAACTTCAAAATGACACCTCCAAAATTTTTAAAAAGACATTGCATTATTATTTAATTTCCCCAAGTGCAGATTCTAAAAGCTTATAGTCAACGATTGCATAATCTTTAGAATTTTTAATATCCTCTTCTCTCACCCCCATATGCTGATTATATTTTTCAATACTTGATTCAATAATTTCAGTATGAAAACAATTTAACTTTCCCTCTTTTTCCTTAACTATTACAGAAAAATATGGTGAAAACATCATTCTCAAGCTGGCCCCCAATGGATGAGTCAACAACTCACTCCCACTATGAACCAAATCTCTTACCTTTTCTAGTAGCTCCCTCGATGTACCTTCAATAAAATAAACATTATCAAATTTTTCTTTAACCATTGGATTATTACTTACTATTAAACATTCCAAAGAACCCTCCTCCTAAAAATACTTTTATTCTATTTGTTGTATACTTGTTGTATTTTTATCTTATATCAGGAGTATACATTACAATTTTATATTATCCAAATTTTTTTTGATTTTTTTTTCACATAATTAAAGTTAATAAAAATCAACATCTATGTTGGCTTCAACCACAGTATTTAAAATGTTTAATGTATTAAATCATTTTATAATTCCCAGGACAATAAAAAAATCCGAGAAATAATTCTCGGATTTTTTTTATTAATTTTATTTAAAGCATCTCTTTTTTGATTTTTTCAACAAAAACATCTATATGCTCACGGGCATATTTTTCTGCTTTGTCTCTATCTTTTTCCTTTATAGCTGTAAGAATCTTCCCCAATGTTTCGGTGAAAATTTCCATTGAGTCTATATGATCTTCAGAATAATGCCACAATCTTTCAGTATGAATATGCAAATTAGAAAGTATCTCTTCTAGACATGTATTCCCACAATTCTCTAAAATTATCTTATGAAATTTTTCATCCTCTGAAATAGCTTTTTGATAGTCCTCCTCAATATTATATTGGAGAAGGTTATTATATATTTCTTCAAGTTTAGAAATTTCTTCTTCTGAAATTTTATCTACACACAGCTTTGTGGCAAGGCTGTCAAATTCTCTGGTTATTTCAAATACTGACTTCATATATTTAAAATCAATATGTGAGACCTGAGCCCCATACCTTGGTATAATTTTAAGTAATTTATTACTGTTTAACCTTTGAAATATCTCTCTTATAGGTGTCCTGCTTATTTCAAATTCATTTCCAATATCAACCTCATTTAAAACTATTCCAGGTTCATATTTAATTTGAATAATTCTATCTTTTAAAATATTATATATTTCATCTGTTGTAATCTTTTTTTTCATTGCAGACCATCCTTTTATCTTTAAGAATCATTTTTTTAAAATTAATGTTTTTATATCTATAATTATAACTACTTTTTATTAAAAATACAAGGTAAAACAAATTTCCCATAATATCAACAGTCATTTTAAAAAAATTTCATCTTAAAGTGAAATCGATTCCACTGAAGAATTACTCTCCATCTCCTTAAATTCTTTCTTCATAAAATACATAGCAACTATTGCTGCTATAGTATCTGAAATTGGAAATGCCAGCCAAACACCATTTAACCCCCAAAATACAGGTAATATATATATAAGAGGAATAGTCAGGACTGCTAACCTTATTGTTAATAACTGAGTAGTTTTTTTCCCTTTTCCTACTGCCTGAAAATAATTTGTTCCCGACAGATAGAGAGCTGTAGACACCATCATAAACAGATTCAATTTTATTGCATGACCTGTAAATTCTATAAGTTTTTCATCGTTCACAAAAAATCTAGCTACTGTATCTGCATTCCCTACAACTACAAAAACAAGGATTAAGGCCACCGTAAATGTAATCTTCGTAGACAATATAAAAGTTTCCTTTACCCTATCAAACTTTTTTGCCCCATAATTATAGGATAGTATGGGTTGTCTTCCTTGGTTAAATCCTATAAAACTTGTATTTATAAAATTTCTTGAAGTAGATACTATTCCAACTGCTGCTATAGCCAGATCTCCCCCGTAATAGTTTAACTTAATGTTCATAATATACACTGAAACTCCATTTAGAAATTGATTTAAAAATGACCCTATACCTATCTTTG is from Psychrilyobacter atlanticus DSM 19335 and encodes:
- a CDS encoding GrdX family protein, which translates into the protein MECLIVSNNPMVKEKFDNVYFIEGTSRELLEKVRDLVHSGSELLTHPLGASLRMMFSPYFSVIVKEKEGKLNCFHTEIIESSIEKYNQHMGVREEDIKNSKDYAIVDYKLLESALGEIK
- a CDS encoding glycine/sarcosine/betaine reductase component B subunit, which gives rise to MKLEHRKINIKDIQFGEKTEVVNGVLFVNKEEVVAELKTNNKIKEVKIDIARPGEKVRIIPVKDAIEPRVKIEGEGDQFPGVLAKVTQAGEGKVNILNGVAVVTIGDIVGFQEGVIDMWGEGAKWTPFSKTLNLVVEIIPIDGLEPHVHEDVVRMAGLKAAAFIGEAGREIEPDEVEVYETGSMVEEIAKYPDLPKVLYVEMLISQGLLHDGYIYGVNSQQILPTLLHPNEELDGAVISGNCVAACDKITTYQHQNNPVMKDLYAKHGKELNFLGVVLTPELTTLAGKIRTCDYTAKLCKMVGADGVIVSEEGYGNPDTDLLMICKRLEDSGIKTVLITDECAGRDGMSQSLADTAKEAVAVVSGGNVSHLVTLPPADVILGNMEAISTLAGGWEGSLLEDGSFQCELNAIIGATSEIGYHNCTSKLY
- a CDS encoding GntR family transcriptional regulator, with the protein product MKKKITTDEIYNILKDRIIQIKYEPGIVLNEVDIGNEFEISRTPIREIFQRLNSNKLLKIIPRYGAQVSHIDFKYMKSVFEITREFDSLATKLCVDKISEEEISKLEEIYNNLLQYNIEEDYQKAISEDEKFHKIILENCGNTCLEEILSNLHIHTERLWHYSEDHIDSMEIFTETLGKILTAIKEKDRDKAEKYAREHIDVFVEKIKKEML